Within Pseudodesulfovibrio senegalensis, the genomic segment GACCACCCCCATCCGCCACGCAACGGAATCAGACAAATGGGCGTATATGTTGCCGCAATGTAGAAAAAAATCATGGAGTGATCGACACGGCGTAAAACCCGGGTTCCTTTCTCCGACAACGGCAACCAATGATACAATGTACTCGCGGTATACAAAAGAATCATTGCTCCGCCAAAAACAGAGAAAGAAACGACGTGCCATGGAAGCACGGGTGAAACCGAACGAAGGATCAACAAAATGGTGCCAAAAACGGCAAGAAGGGCTCCTATGCAATGGGTCAACCCACTCATAGGATCTCGAAGGCAATAAAAGGACATGGCACTCCTTGAGGTTAATGCCTCATGATATGCCATTCCTCATAATCAAACAAGCGCTTCAATCAAACAAACGCCGCCCTGCTTACTTGATAATTCCGGCCCTGGCCTGCTCCAGCAGAGTGTCCGCAATGGCCTGATATCTCGTACCATGCACGGCCGGTAGATATTCATCGGAAATAAGCGCCCAAATAAGGCGGGTAATGTTCAAAGGGGCCACATTCGTGTAGTCATTTTTCATATTAGTCAGTCTGGCGCGCAATTCTTCGCCAAAAGCCGCATTCCCGGTCAGGTCGAAAATAACGTCAACCCCCACGTTCAATTCAATCAGCTCGTCGAGCGTGGCGATACGAATTCCCTTTTCCCGAGCCAGTTGCTTTCCTTCGGTTTCCTGTTTCTCAACAACGCAGACCAGCTTCAGGCAATACCCATCTTTTGCTGCCAAGATTTCCCGCAAAAATGCAGTTCCAATTCGCCCCAGCCCCACTATAGCTATGTTATGATCGTCCATCTGCCCTCTCTTCATTAAAAAACATGCCACACATACACAATCTAATATACGTGGTAAATGATTGATTTGATTCTTTTGTTAACACAGAGCATTGACACACGGCCAGCGTTCTGTAGAAAACAGCTGAAAAGGAGGTGCGCCATCAACCTGCAAGACAGCATCACCCGCGCTGCCAAAATGGCACGGGAACAGGCAAAGGACATGGTAGTGGGAAAAAACGAGGCAGACGAATGGGTTATACTTCCCATGGACGACAGTGCCTCGGACCTGCTGGAATCAAGTGTGATCGTCAACGAGAAAGGCTTGAAATACCCGGAAGACCATGAGCTTGTGGCCAGACTCATAGCCTCGCAATAACGCGAAAAACAGCTACCAGGCCCGGTTGTCCGATGGCACAAAGAAAAACTCTACCCGCCTGTTCTTCCTGATATTTTCCTCGGAATTACTCGGATACAAAGGCTTGGCGTTGGCATAACCGACAGCCTTGAGCCTGTTTGCGGGAATATCCGAATGATTGATCAGCCATCGCAGGCAGGCCGCGGCCCTGGCCGCAGAAAGCTCCCACTCGGAATCATAAACGCTCTGGCTGAGATCCTCAGAATCCGTATGCCCACGAATGATGAGATTCATTGTCGAATGGTGCATGCTGTCCACAACGCCCCGCAAAACGGGCTCGGCCTCCTTTCTTATGGTCGCATCCCCTGAATGAAACAAGGCATTGCCGTCGACACGGTACATAACTCCGGACTTTTCCCTGCTGACGCGTGCAATACTCTTGAGATCCCGAGACCGTATGAAATCCTTGAGACGTTCCCCCACCTCAACCATTTCCTTGTTGTTGGCCTGCCGGTCCTCAAATTTGAGCCGCGTTTCCGCATATGCCGCGGAAATCGCCGAATGGTCTTCCTTTTGCACCCCCAAAGCCTCGGAAACCGATCCCATTAATATTTTGAAATTGTTGACATCCTGAGTAGTAAACGACAACAGCAAAACAAAAAAACACAACAAAAGCGTGACCATGTCGGCAAACGTTGCCATCCACGGAGGTATCCCTTCATCGTCACCGGGCGCATCCTGCCCTTTTTTACGGAGTGGCGGCAGTTGTTGCGGCTGCTTTTGGTCGCGTTTTTCAGGGGCCATATATAATAACTCCCCCGCTACCAGGCATCACGTTGCGGCATATGCAGGTAAAACTCCACCCGCTGATTCCTGAAACGATTTTCCGGTGTGTCATTGGGCGCGATAGGCCTCGTGTCTGCGTATCCCACGGCCTTGGCCCTACTGATGGGGAACCCGCCCTTTTTCAAAATGTAATTCAACGCGACTGCGGCGCGGGCGGCGGAAAGCTCCCAGTTGGAAGGATAAGCCTTGGTATGTACGGGGGTATCATCACTGTGCCCACGTACCACTAAATTCAACTTATAATCTTTGAGCACCTTGACGATCTTGTCCAAAACACTCGAAGCCTCCGGCTTGAGCCGGGCTGAGTTGGGTTCGAAAAGCAACCCTACGCGTGTATTGAAAACCACGCCATCACGATCGGAGGTCACGCCCGTACCTTCGCGAATATCGACGTCCTCATTCTCAAAGAGAGACTTGATACGCATGATAACACCCAAAAAAACACGTTCATTATGCGATATTTTGGCAACCGCTTTTTTGGCGTCACTACTGGTGTTGACCAAGGCCATGTCTTCGGACTTGGCGCGAATCTCATGCACTCCGAAAGCCCCCTGAATGGAACCGAGAGCATCCCGGAACTTCTCTACATTCTGGTTGGCGAAAGAAAGAAGCAACACAAAAAAACACAGCAGAAGCGTCACCATGTCAGCAAACGTTGCCATCCATGGCGGCAAGCCCTCTTCCGGAGGCGGCGGTGCCGGCTCCTTTTTTTCTATGATTTCTTCGATATCCTTGGCCATACAGGCTCCAATCAGGAATTCTCGCGCAATGCCGGGGCAAGAAAGGCCTCAAGTTTATCCTTTACCACGGAGGGGTGTTCGCCACGCTGCACAGAAGCCACTCCCTCTATCATGATCTGCATGAACAGGGCATCTTCCTCGGAACGCTCCTCCAGTTTCTTGGCTATGGGAATGAAAACAACGTTGGCCATGACCGCACCATAAAAGGTCGTCAGCAATGCAACCGCCATGGCCGGTCCGATGGATGCAGGGTCCTCAAGGTTTTGCAGCATATTCACAAGGCCGATAAGGGTACCGATCATGCCCATGGCCGGAGCCAGCATGCCCATGCCCTTGAAAACGCCCTGCCCTTGTCGGTGACGCTGTTTCATAAAATCAAGTTCGATCTCCATAATGGAGCGAACCAACGCTTCGCTTGAGCCATCAGCCACCAGCAAAACACCCTTCTTCAGATATTCGTCCTCGATGGGGACCTTTTCCAGGGCGACAAGACTTTCCTTTCTGGCCTTTTCGGCAAGCCCGGTTATGGTTCTGACAATATCTGCAGGGTCCTGCGACTTAAAGAAAATGGACTTCATGGCAACCTTGATGGTGCCTATGATCGTCTTAAGAGGAAACATGACAAACGTGGCCGCAAACGTTCCACCCAAAACGACCACCACGGAAGGAATGTCAACAAACCCCCCGGCGTTTCCACCCATCAAGATGGTGGTAATGATAAGTCCAAACCCACCAACCAGTCCGATTACCGTTGCTATATCCATATAAATATCACTTCATGGCCTGCGATGACGCAACCCTGACTTCGCGGTCCTCGTAATAGAAAACCACATCTTCGTAATAATCATCCACCTTGAAATAGGCGTTGCCAATGCTGATTTCCACCCCCGGCTTCACAACCCCGGGAACAAGAATCTTGCAATTCTCCAGATTCTCGGTTCGCGAAATGGCCTCCCACAGCTTTGCCTTGCGCTTGCGCAGGTCCTGAAGCTTTTCGCGCGCCTCCATCAGGACGGGTTCATGCTCCTTGGCATGAAACCCTCCCTTGGCCACCTGTGCCTCGGCATGATGCATGCGGTCCCAGACCTTGGCTATCTCCTCATCCAAAAGCATGCTTCGGAAAAGAAACCGCGGCTTGTACCCGAGGGTCACGTTGAGGTCTGCCCCCATGCCGCCCCCCAACTGTTCCCCGACATACACATAATCATGGGCGCACACGTCGCACCCCACTATCCTGCCGCCGACGGCGAGCTTCTTTCCGGCAAAAACACGGCTATGCATCAACGAATTCTTGACCAATATGTTTCCGCCCGCATTCAGAGTGGCGTATTCACAAAAAGCAAGTTGCATGTCCTTGCCTGATTCAAGAAGAGCCTTTCCCTCGCCCTTGACCCCGGAACGACATAAAAGTTTGTCGCGGGCAGACACGTGCGCTCCCTGAACATGGCCAGCAATGTCTATAGTACGAGCCGAGATGGAAAAGCCAGTGCCTACGGTTCCAAATACGTTAAGATCACTAACGAAATCTATATTTCCCGTGTTGAAATCAACATCTCCGCGCACATTCAGGGTCTTTCGAACGCAGATCAACCCGTCTTCGTACAGCACAAAACCATCCCGCGCCGCATACAAACGATTCGGCTCACTCTCGCGAAACCCGGTCCCTCTTCCGGCCGGAAATTGTGGTTTCTCCAAAACAAAGCGAGAATCCATACTCTCCCTGAGGGAGTCATCCAATGGAACAATCTCGGCGAGCAACTGTCCGGACGTCACGTTTTGCACGTAATCCAACTCGTAATGGTCAACGCTGCCGTTATCCAGATGGCGCGGAGCCAAATGAGTGTGATCGAAATCCGGATCAAAATGATGTTTGAGGCAATATGTCATGAATAGCGCCCCCGTGGCGAAATTTGCCCAAAAAAAATACTTCTTTGCAAAACGCGAGAAGCATCAAAAAATAAACTATTGCAATCAACTAAAACAGTCAATCCGGGTATAATAAAAAAGGGCCGGATAAAAATCCGGCCCCACTGTTCAATTGAAGACAAACTGGCTGTTAGGAATCGTCCCTCGGATAATACAAAGGGCATGAACTCCCCACCTCAAACCGCACCAAGGGAGGTTCGGAAAGCCACGCCTTTTCGGATGAAAACAGGGAATCCCGAACAAAAAAACTATCAATTGCAACCACTCCCACAACAGCTACAATAGCCATAAGCACAATCATTCGCATTCCGTCAGTTACTCCTTGCGGCAATATTTTCCATTCCGCCAGTGAAGCAACTTTCATTCCACTCTTCCCTCCCCCAGAAGCCCAAAAACATTTGCAAGCACACCTGTTTTGGCCCATAATTATCAAAAATCACGAGGCAGTTCAGAATCAATCAAAACATCAAAGAAAATAAATGGTTAAAAAATGTCTAGACTTTATCTAGTATCGATTGCGCTCATGTTCATAGTGTATTCGACCTCGGCTTCTGCAGAGAATCTGGCAATCTCTCAGGCTGGCACTGTGTATACGCAATCCCTGAAAAACAGTGTGGAGCTGGCCAACAAGGCATTGCCGCTTATTGCCGCCATCAATAGCGTGGACAATCAGGCGGCCAAATTGGGAACAACAGCCCAAAACTACCTTTCTCCACAGGAATTCAAAATTTATCGAAAAAAACAGGCCGAACTCCACCAGTTGTTTGCCATGCAGAACACAGAAACCTCACTGACCAAGGATCTGCAGACGTTGAACAAATTGTACGAAGCCACACTGCTCTATCATCGCACGCGTGCCGAGTATGTGCGACGCAGAGGTACAGGCAATGGCTATGACAAATGGCTTTCTTCACAAAAGACTGATGAGGAAATGAAAAACGCCCTTGAACTGTTGGCCAAAATACGTCAACAAATAGAAAGGACGCCCATTCAATAACCCTGAGCGTGCATCAAGGAAAGGAGGCCGTCATGCCGGGCCTGAGCATTTCAAACGAATCGATCCAATCCATGGCTCGTGATACCCAGTATTCCGCCATTGAAAACGCGGTCAGTCCTACACAACTTGACACCGGGCGGCTACACAAGCCAGAAAATTCAAGTGCTCAAAACACGCATGCATCACGCCCGGATTCCGGAACCCACGCAGTTTCATCCGACATCAACCCGGTTCAGCAAAATGACGACGCTATGCTCTCACGGGCTGCTTCGGCCATAGAGCAGGGGCTTGGAACCATCGCTGACCGCGTCGTCTGACACGGTATAATTGGTACTGAATGAAAAAGCGGCCCCGTCATTTTGACGGGGCCGCTTTTTCATGTGTGTCTCAATAGAATTCTACCACTTCTTTTCACGCTGTTTTTCCAAGGCAATGGTTTGCTCCTCAAACGAGGCGAAACCGGCATGGTGCAAGGCGTCCTCGACGGTATGACTCCAATCCCAGCAGGCATAAATGACCGGCTTGTGGAACATGCTGCGGAACTGCTCAAGTTCACCACGGTAGAAATCTTCCTTGGGAGTCTCAATATGGTCACGCAACTGTTCGCTGAAGCGATCCAGTTCGCCCTCATACCACTCCATGAAGTCGTCGGCAGACTTGTATCGCTTAAGGATGTGGCCATATCCCTTTTCTTCCAGCATTTTCTTGAGGCGATCCATGTGCTGCTTCTGCAACCATTCGCCCAATTTGCTGGTGGGAATATTCTCACTTTCCACGGCGGCCATGTCCACCTTGGTCTGATGATACGTATCCGGGACCACCGAGGCAGAAACAATGCCTGCAATGGCCACCAGTCCGCGCAAAATCACGCTGTTGGATACGCCCTGACCGCAGAAGCCGACCTTTTTGCCGTAACGCTGTCCGGCAAAAATGGCGGACAGAATGGCCCAGACAACCGCCGGGTCCTCTTCGTCGTAGATGTGCTGCAGGCTGGGGTTGTCGCGGTCCGTAGCCAAAACCATCTGGGTCATGTCGTTCGAACCGATGGAGAACCCGTCCACCTCCTTGAGGAACTCCTTGCACAGAATGGCATTGCTCGGAATTTCTGCCATGAGGATTATCTTCAGGCCGTCCTTTCCGGATTCCAGGTTGTGCACCTGCCGCAGGTAACGCTTCATGCTGCGGGCTTCTTCCATGCTCCTGACGAACGGGAACATGATGCACAGATTCTTGCCGCCATAGATGCCACGCGCCAGCTTGAAGGCCTCCAGCTCCCAATCGTGAATATTGCGGGAAACACCGCGGTATCCCATCATGGGGTTGTCTTCATAGGCCTCGAAGAGGATGCCGCCAAGCAGGTTGCGGTATTCATTGGATTTGAAGTCTGTGGTGCGGTAGATGATTTCGCTTCCGTAGAAAGCCATGGCAAAGAGCGCCAGCCCCTGGGAAAGCGTCTGAATGTAATTTTCTTTACCGGTGCGGTAGCCACGGGATTCCAGCAGGGTCTTGATACGCTTGGGCAGCGTGCGGACTTCATCCATTTCGGACTTGAGCCCCATTTTGTGGGCAACTTCCTCACGCAATTCGCGAACCTTGTTGAAGTAACCGATGACCTGCGGATTGTCCTTGAGCTCGCGCACGATGCGGACCACGTCGTCCTTGTGGTCGCGCCAGACCTTCCACTCCTCGGAGCGGGAGGAAGGCTCGCCTTCCAGCAGGTCGTGATATCCATAGATAACGGCCACATGATCTTCCAGATTCACGGAAGTCTTGAGAACGTCGAGCCGTTCGGTGGCCATTGTGATCTTTTCGTCGAGCTTCTTGTCCAGCTCACGAATGCGGCGCTGGATGGCCAGCACTTCATCCGTTCCGCGGGCTGCATCCTGATCGGCCAATGCGTCCATTCGGCGAGTCAAACCGGTGACCTGCCCCACATACTCACGAAGCTTGAGCGGCAGGGAAACAAGGCCCGAAGCCAACTGGTCCTTCATGACCTTGGTCAGACGCGTTTCCATCTCAAGCAACTTTTCATTGACGATACCGTCGAGGGTATCCTTGTCGTATGCTTCAAGCGCCATGGGGTGAACGCCGATATTGCCAAGCATGAACTCCGCACGCAACAGGCCCACTTCAAAATCCGGCACGTTGCGCAAACGGGAAAGGAACAGGGACTGCCCCACGTCGGCAAGGATAAGCCCGACCTTGGTCTTGGTGTCCGGCAAGGTGCTCACGTCAATCTCACCGCCAACTTCCACCAGAGGCAGCTTGCCGCGGTAAACCTTGCCGCGCGAACCATCGACCGTGACTTCCTGATTGTCGAGGGCACGCAACACTTCGGGCCGCTGAATGCCGATGACTGCGGGGATACCGAGTTCGCGAGAGGTGATGGCTGCATGGCTGGTGTCGCCGCCCACGTCCGCCATGATTGCGGAGGCGATGCGCATGCCCGGAACCATGTCCGGGTCGGTGCGTTCGGCAGCGAGAATGTCACCCTTGTTGACCTTGTTCAATTCAAGAGCGGAACGCAGGAACTTGACAGTACCTTGCCCGGCCCCGCGGGATGCGCCATTGCCTTCAAGGATGACTTCTGCCTTGTCGGCGGCTCCTTTCTCCACTTCAAGACGGCGCATGAATATGGTGTGGGGATGCTGTTCGAATTCCTCATTCCAGCGGGTCTCGGGACGGGCCTGCACAAACCAGAGTCGGGAGGACTTGTCGATGCAGAACTCCGTATCCATGATCATGCCGCCATACGCCTTGGAAATGGCCCGCACGCCTTTGGCGACCTCTTCGGCCTGGGCGATGGACAATGCCCAACGATATATCTCGTTTTCGACCACAGGCACACTGTGCGTTCCGGAACCGTCTTCCTTGTAGACGATCTTCTTATCCTTGCACCCCATATAGCGAATGACCACCTCTTTGGAGGCTTCGCGTTGGAAAACGTAATATTTGTCCGGAGTGACCATGCCGCCGACAACTGCCTCACCAAGGCCATAACTGGCGTCAATGGAAACCAGATCATTGCGATCCGTGCCCCGGCAGCCGGTTGCAGTGTCTGCACTGAACGCCGTACCGGAAATCACGGGATTGATCATACGCATGATACAGACCGAAAGGGATGTGTGCTCAATGGCCCACTCCTTTTTGGCCTGTTCGGCAATGGTGTCGTCCCCGGTCTGCTCCGCCTGCATGATTGCATCAAGAATGGCTTCACGACGATAAGTCATGGAACGCAGGTTGTAGGCCGAGGCACAATCCCAATGATATGCTTCCAGGCAGGTATCTTCGCCGACAATATTCAGATATGTGTCCTGCAGTCCGGCAAAAGCCTTCTTTCGACTGTCCTCACCGGCAGCGGAGGAGCGCACGGCCACCGGTTCGTCATCAAGTCCGGCTTCCTTGCAAATATCCCTGTAGGCACTTTTGACGGCCTTGCTCACGGATTCGGGAACTTCAATGGACAGAATCGCGGTCTGCACAAGAACAGAGCGTTTGCGCAGCTGGTCGATTCCTTCAGGCGAGGTGGCAAATCCTTCGACAACATTATTGATGAAGGTGCGCAACTTGATGGGGGTTCCGCTCTTTTCCTGCGATTCCGCTCTTGCCTTGCGGCCAAGGGTGCGAACGAACTTCTGCAGAAATTCAGGATCACTGTTGATCTCTTCGGAATTCCAATCAATCGTATTATATTCCTTATCCACGATGGAACGGATCAGCGAAGCATGGACCTTTGTTTCATCAAGCAGGATATGAAAAGCAATGGAAGAAATGGCGCGAAACTCCGGAGCACGGATGTTTCCAACCTGGCTGATAATGGCGGTGTTGTAGTTCTTCCCCCCTACCAGGAGCTCTGCCTCTTCGCCGATCGTGACGATATCCGCGCCGTTGAGGACCAATTTCTTTTGTAGACTCTCAGCACTCGCCCCTGCGCCTGTCTTCTTTTTGGGTGCAGCCTTTTTCTTCGGCGTGGGCTTCTGGGTCTTGGCCATGCTTTCCTCCTGGTCAGGTGAGTCTGCAACGCTTTCCGCACTTCGGAGCACGCATCGCATTAAGCACTTATTTTTACTGACAAATTAAACAATTAACGCAAATAAGCAAAACGACATCATCCTCTTACAGCCTGTCAATGCATTTCGTCAATTACTGACGGCAACAAATCACAAGGCCATTCAAGGGCCATGATCACAATTTCTGACCGCAGGACGGACAGAAGTTGCAATCCTGAGAAGGAACTGTTTCCTTGCATGTGGGACACGTGTCCGCAGGCGGCCCGAGTTCCACAAGCAACTCCCCTTCGACAACCGGCACCATGTGCCTGTCTTCCTGGTAATTGGCAGCCTTGAGAACCCGACGGACAACGCCGTCCACGGGGGCATAAATGGCTTTTTCCTGTTTCATCACGGAAACATTGAAAATCTCCTCACCCGCCTTCACGGAATCTCCCGGCCGAACGTGCATGACCCACAGGTCGCCGTTGCACGGGGAACCGACATGATAATCGTTGGCACTGTCAGCCATTTCAATGGCATCCTTTGCCGAGGACAGCGGTTCACTGACCTTAACCTGATGACTCACGATTTCGGAATCCAGAATATAGCGAACGATGGACATGCCGTTCTCATCCGGTTCGGAAACATCCAGAACACGCATGACGTGCGGCTTCTTGCAATCGCCTTGGAAATGCAGGACTTCACCCTTTTCCAGTCCCTCGAACCAGACATCGAGCGGCACGTTGTTGCAATTACCAAACCTGTCGCAGAATTCAATGGTCTTGATGGCATCGCCCGGATGGTTCAGGTACATGACCAGCTCCTGTTCCGAAGGATGGCGGCCAAGCCGTTCCTGCAACGCACGCTCTTCGGCCTTGACGTCCACATCCTTCAACGTCAGCAACGGCGATTCTTCGGTACGTTCGCTAATGGCCCGCTTCCAGTTCTTGCCGAACGCGGACTGGTAGACCCAATCGGCGGGAAAACCGAGAGGAAGTTTGCCGTATTTCCCCAGCAGAAGCTGGCGGAACGCGTCGTTGGAATCCCTGTACAAATCCAGACGAGCCTTGTGCTCGTTGGAAGTCAGGTCCTTTTCGTCACACAAGGTCGCAATGTCCAGAATGTTCAACAGTCTGCGAACTTCCACCTCGCCGCCGCGCTTGTAGGCGCCGGTAACCGCCAGAAATGCGGTATTCCACGTAATCTGGGACCCGGGCGTAACATCATGGTAACGGACAATCTTGCGCGTTCCCTCAAGGAATTTGAGCATGTAGGGCAGCAGCTTGATATAGCCCTGTTTCAGGGCTCCTTCCTGTGAGGAAGACGTTGCGCCTCCGGGCATGCCGTGCTTGACCACGTCATGGTCGATTCCCTGGAAGTAGGGAGCGGTATACCGGTCATAATAAGGCATTATCTGCTTGAGAACGAAGTTGCACTTACGGATCGTGTCCTTGTTCAGACTCGTCTTGAGGCCGATCTCATCCTCAATATATGCGGCCGTGGAAAGGACTTCACCCTGGCCGTACCACCGCACTGCGGCTCCGATAGCCACGTCCACAATGTGGGCGCCCGCTTCGGCTGCAGCCCCCATGGTGGGAACGAACAGTCCGTCGGTATAATGCCGGTGAGAATGGATGACCAACTCGGGGTAGCGCTCCCGAATACGGGAAATGAGTTCACGCATGAAGCGCGGCGGACAGACTCCGGCCATATCCTTGAGTCCCAAAATGATCATGCGTTCGGCCTTGCGGGCATTGACCCCGGCCACATCCGCGCACATGGAAACAATATTGTCCGTAACTTCAAGATAGCGATCCACTTCAAAGCCCTTGGCCCATGAAAGGGAAATCGCCGGTTCGAAAATATTCTTTTCCGAATGCAGCGCAACCTCGGCAAATGGACGCATATTTTCGACATGATTGAGAAAATCAAAGCAACGAATCACATCGTAATGCTCGTTGATCATCTCACCCGTCAAACGCATAACGTTTTTCGGTTGCGGCTTATAGCCCAGGACGTTGGTGGAACGTATCAAAATCTGCTTCAGAGTATGCGGGGCAAATTGATTCCACTTCTTGGCCTCGGTGAACGGGTAGGTCATGTTGGCCAGCATGGCCACATGGAAATGCGCGCCGCCACCATTTTCCAGAGAAAAGAAGCCGCACCTGTCAAGATATGGACCGATGAGCTTGTCTTCGGCCAGACGGAATCGGTTGCCACTGTTGGACTGAGTGATATCCCGCGTGGTGGTGTCCGTCATGTGGACAACGCCCTTTTCACGGTCGGTCCGCAACACGTCGAGAATCGAATCGCGGGTCATGCCGCGCACGATGCTCGCCTCATGGTCGGACTTGTCCATATCGGGCAAAACCGGCTCGAAACGACCGATGCGTCGATCGTCACGGCCACGATATTCGCCGAGCTGAACATACGGGTTGTGGCCTTTGGCGGAAATCTCGGCAATCAAACGGGTCAGACGCAGGGAATCCGGCTCCCTGTCGGAATAATCCATCAATTCGTTGCGATTATTCCGTACGAAATTGGTATCATATTCCGCTTCCACGAATTTAGGATGCTGAATGATCTGGCGGTGGAACGGAATCGTGGTCTTTACACCACTGATCATATACTCCCGCAAGGCCCGCTGAGCGAGAGAAACAACCTTGTTCCAAGAATTACCGTATGTTATCAATAACGAAGCTGCCGAATCGTAGTTGGACGGGAAGCGGTAGCCGTCACAAATGCAGGAGTCGATGCGCACGCCCTGCCCCCCGGGAGAAACATACCGGGAAATACGCCCCGCGTTCGGGGAGAAGTCCTTTTGCGGGTCCTCGCAGTTGATGCGACATTGCATTGCCCATTGGAAGGCCCTTGTGTTCTCGTCATTAAAGCGCAAACCAGCCCCAAAGGCCGTTGCAATCTGCTCTTCGACAAGATCGATGCCATAACGGCATTCGGTGATACCATGCTCCACCTGCAGGCGTGTATTCACTTCGATCAGGTATGGCGTGCCGTCCCGATCCACAAGGAATTCGACGGTAGCAAGGGAATGATATCCCACGGCCGAAACGAGCCTGCGGGAATATT encodes:
- a CDS encoding pyruvate carboxylase; its protein translation is MKPKSFDQVLEEIRGKRILVANRGIPARRICRSITEMFNAVAVMTATDVDKTSPASSGANELLMLGADPRAYLDLDRIIREAKAREIVAIHPGWGFGAEDDSFPQRCKEAGIIFIGPDQEPMRVLGNKVAVRKLAQEQGVPVVPGSEGAVSIPEARELAKQIGFPIMLKAEGGGGGRGIYEVYEESELESAFSKASALAQASFGNPRLYVEKLLTSIRHIEIQVIADKYGNVFCFDERDCTVQRNHQKLIEITPSPWPGYTPELREKLKEYSRRLVSAVGYHSLATVEFLVDRDGTPYLIEVNTRLQVEHGITECRYGIDLVEEQIATAFGAGLRFNDENTRAFQWAMQCRINCEDPQKDFSPNAGRISRYVSPGGQGVRIDSCICDGYRFPSNYDSAASLLITYGNSWNKVVSLAQRALREYMISGVKTTIPFHRQIIQHPKFVEAEYDTNFVRNNRNELMDYSDREPDSLRLTRLIAEISAKGHNPYVQLGEYRGRDDRRIGRFEPVLPDMDKSDHEASIVRGMTRDSILDVLRTDREKGVVHMTDTTTRDITQSNSGNRFRLAEDKLIGPYLDRCGFFSLENGGGAHFHVAMLANMTYPFTEAKKWNQFAPHTLKQILIRSTNVLGYKPQPKNVMRLTGEMINEHYDVIRCFDFLNHVENMRPFAEVALHSEKNIFEPAISLSWAKGFEVDRYLEVTDNIVSMCADVAGVNARKAERMIILGLKDMAGVCPPRFMRELISRIRERYPELVIHSHRHYTDGLFVPTMGAAAEAGAHIVDVAIGAAVRWYGQGEVLSTAAYIEDEIGLKTSLNKDTIRKCNFVLKQIMPYYDRYTAPYFQGIDHDVVKHGMPGGATSSSQEGALKQGYIKLLPYMLKFLEGTRKIVRYHDVTPGSQITWNTAFLAVTGAYKRGGEVEVRRLLNILDIATLCDEKDLTSNEHKARLDLYRDSNDAFRQLLLGKYGKLPLGFPADWVYQSAFGKNWKRAISERTEESPLLTLKDVDVKAEERALQERLGRHPSEQELVMYLNHPGDAIKTIEFCDRFGNCNNVPLDVWFEGLEKGEVLHFQGDCKKPHVMRVLDVSEPDENGMSIVRYILDSEIVSHQVKVSEPLSSAKDAIEMADSANDYHVGSPCNGDLWVMHVRPGDSVKAGEEIFNVSVMKQEKAIYAPVDGVVRRVLKAANYQEDRHMVPVVEGELLVELGPPADTCPTCKETVPSQDCNFCPSCGQKL